The Glycine soja cultivar W05 chromosome 3, ASM419377v2, whole genome shotgun sequence genome window below encodes:
- the LOC114405729 gene encoding peroxidase 44-like → MVKFTIVVIFLFFMFPIAFADLRVGFYSSSCPRAEQIVGQVVQRRFNRDRSITAALLRMHFHDCFVRGCDASILIDSTRGNQSEKAAGANGTVRGYELIDEIKKALERECPSTVSCADIITLATRDSVVLAGGLKYDVATGRRDGHVSQSSEVNLPGPRSTVSRVLEVFSANGMSLDEMVTLLGAHTVGFTHCSFFRDRLNDPNMDPSLRAGLGRTCNRPNSDPRAFLDQNVSSSMVFDNAFYKQIVLRRGVLFIDQQLALDTLSKGLVTVFAGNNAAFQRSFADAMVKMGNIKVLVGNEGEIRRNCRVFNSAS, encoded by the exons ATGGTGAAGTTCACAATTGTTGTTATCTTCTTGTTCTTTATGTTTCCCATTGCATTTGCTGATCTTAGGGTTGGATTCTATAGCTCTAGCTGCCCAAGAGCAGAGCAAATTGTGGGTCAAGTTGTTCAGAGGAGATTCAACCGTGATAGATCTATTACTGCTGCCTTGCTTCGCATGCACTTCCATGACTGCTTTGTCAGA GGCTGTGACGCGTCCATATTAATAGACTCAACCAGGGGCAATCAATCTGAAAAAGCTGCAGGAGCAAACGGCACCGTTCGGGGATACGAGCTAATAGACGAAATAAAAAAAGCCTTAGAAAGAGAATGTCCATCAACGGTTTCATGCGCCGATATAATCACCCTGGCCACACGTGATTCCGTGGTCCTAGCAGGTGGGCTCAAATACGACGTCGCAACGGGAAGGCGTGACGGACACGTGTCGCAATCCTCCGAAGTGAACCTGCCGGGGCCACGATCCACTGTGTCGCGGGTGTTGGAAGTCTTCAGCGCAAACGGCATGTCGTTGGACGAAATGGTTACTCTCTTGGGGGCCCACACCGTAGGTTTTACGCACTGCAGTTTCTTCCGAGACAGGCTCAACGACCCCAACATGGACCCTTCTTTGCGGGCCGGGTTGGGCCGGACTTGCAACAGGCCCAACAGTGACCCAAGGGCGTTTTTGGACCAAAACGTGTCGTCGTCGATGGTGTTCGACAATGCGTTTTACAAGCAGATTGTTCTGAGGAGAGGGGTGCTTTTCATCGACCAGCAATTGGCCTTGGACACTTTGTCGAAAGGGTTGGTCACAGTTTTTGCGGGGAATAATGCGGCTTTTCAAAGGAGTTTTGCAGATGCTATGGTGAAGATGGGGAACATTAAGGTTTTGGTAGGGAATGAGGGAGAGATTAGGAGAAATTGTAGGGTTTTTAACAGTGCTTCCTAA